From Hippoglossus stenolepis isolate QCI-W04-F060 chromosome 4, HSTE1.2, whole genome shotgun sequence, a single genomic window includes:
- the rhbdd1 gene encoding rhomboid-related protein 4, whose amino-acid sequence MRGRHRGSHMGLLLLASQVFQVGLDNIPPVTLGVLALNVYLFLFPAAPLMQTCVSVQQAYWLKDWRRLLLSPLHHVDDWHLYFNMASFLWKGKMLEQRLGGAWFLYLLSVFSLLTGFVYLALEAALTELTQDQSYSLTCAVGFSGVLFALKVLCNHYHPGGVTHVMGIPVANRYASWAELVIIHMTSPGTSFVGHLSGILVGLLYTSGPLKTIMRKCAEFVSMNGHNSRSRGYYNSSGSSGHSGSDGSSGYRQQAPDDTSTHQAPYTGGLTEEEQLQAAIRNSLNEGGESRQRGAPPPYGFNAAEEEAEEIRRRRLRRFDR is encoded by the exons ATGCGGGGCCGACACAGGGGGTCCCACATGGGGTTGTTGCTCCTGGCCTCCCAGGTGTTTCAGGTGGGTCTGGACAACATCCCACCCGTCACCCTGGGTGTCCTGGCTCTCAACGTGTACCTGTTCCTGTtccctgcagctccactgaTGCAG acctgtgtgagtgtgcagcaGGCGTACTGGTTGAAGGACTGGCGTCGTCTCCTGCTGTCGCCGCTGCACCACGTGGACGATTGGCATCTCTACTTCAACATGGCGTCGTTCCTCTGGAAAGGAAAAATGCTGGAGCAGCGGCTGGGCGGAGCCTGGTTCCTCTACCTGCTGTCGGTCTTCTCTCTGCTCACTGGATTCGTCTACTTGGCGTTGGAGGCAGCGTTAACAGAGCTCACCCAGGACCAGTCGTACAGCTTGACCTGCGCGGTCGGCTTCTCAG GTGTCCTGTTTGCTCTGAAGGTGCTCTGTAACCATTACCACCCTGGAGGTGTGACCCATGTGATGGGTATCCCCGTGGCAAACCGCTATGCTAGCTGGGCAGAGCTAGTGATAATCCACATGACATCACCTGG GACCTCGTTCGTTGGTCACCTGTCAGGGATCCTGGTGGGTCTGCTCTACACCTCTGGACCACTGAAGACCATCATGAGGAAATGTGCAG agTTTGTGTCAATGAATGGACACAACTCCAGGTCCAGAGGATACTACAACTCTTCAGGCTCCTCAG gCCACAGTGGCAGTGATGGATCCTCAGGATATCGTCAGCAGGCACCAGATGACACATCCACTCATCAAGCACCTTATACAGGTGGCCtgacggaggaggagcagtTGCAGGCGGCGATCAGGAACAGTCTGAATGAAGGAG GAGAAAGCCGCCAGAGAGGAGCTCCTCCTCCGTATGGATTCAACGccgcggaggaggaggcggaggaaaTCCGACGGAGGAGACTGAGGAGGTTTGACCGATGA